A window of the Desulforapulum autotrophicum HRM2 genome harbors these coding sequences:
- a CDS encoding HAD family hydrolase produces the protein MRKVQALLTNKIKAVVFDCDGVMFDTADVNRRYYNQLLAGFNKPPLTEPQFVKVHMFSVKDAIAYLFPEREDLTDVFAHMKGLAYGEFISHMVIEPGLKDFLDSLKERMFIRAVATNRTNTMAEVLKTFDLEHRFESVVTAADVKNPKPAPDQLLKIMDHFKLAPREILFIGDSAFDQMAADKAGTVFVAFNNPSLKADFYFNSMADIKAMLNINQ, from the coding sequence ATGAGGAAGGTACAGGCGTTGCTGACCAATAAAATTAAGGCCGTTGTATTTGACTGCGACGGTGTCATGTTTGATACGGCAGATGTGAACAGGCGCTATTACAACCAGCTGCTTGCCGGTTTTAATAAACCGCCCCTGACCGAACCTCAGTTCGTCAAGGTGCACATGTTTTCGGTAAAAGATGCCATTGCCTATCTTTTTCCTGAACGAGAGGACCTGACCGATGTTTTTGCCCATATGAAGGGGCTTGCCTATGGGGAGTTCATCTCCCACATGGTCATTGAACCCGGGCTGAAGGATTTTCTTGACAGCCTCAAGGAAAGAATGTTCATCCGGGCCGTTGCCACAAATCGAACCAATACAATGGCCGAGGTGCTGAAAACCTTTGACCTTGAACATCGGTTTGAATCCGTGGTTACTGCGGCTGATGTGAAAAATCCAAAGCCAGCCCCGGATCAACTGCTTAAAATCATGGATCATTTTAAGCTGGCACCCAGGGAAATATTGTTTATCGGGGACTCAGCGTTTGATCAAATGGCTGCAGACAAAGCCGGAACTGTTTTTGTAGCGTTCAACAACCCCTCCCTCAAGGCAGATTTTTATTTCAATTCAATGGCCGATATCAAGGCAATGCTCAATATAAATCAATAA
- a CDS encoding DUF1573 domain-containing protein, with protein sequence MKKLLLTLLTLAVLGLWGVQGVCAAAPAADAVVLEPDFSFGTIAEGKKAIHTFMIENRGETELRVLRVETG encoded by the coding sequence ATGAAAAAGTTGTTGTTGACCCTGTTAACCCTTGCTGTGCTGGGGCTGTGGGGGGTGCAGGGGGTCTGTGCTGCCGCGCCGGCTGCCGATGCCGTTGTTCTTGAACCTGATTTCAGCTTTGGAACCATTGCCGAGGGAAAAAAGGCAATCCATACCTTTATGATCGAGAACAGGGGAGAGACCGAACTTCGTGTTCTTCGGGTCGAAACCGGCTGA
- a CDS encoding MBL fold metallo-hydrolase — MIIKKLEVGPIMANCYILGCDRTRKAVVIDPGDEADRILMALSELKLSVEYILNTHGHFDHVGANARLKEATGAKLMIHQDDAPMLKDLTSAAATFGLRAENSPAPDGYLADGDEVTFGDITLTVIHTPGHSRGGISLYTKGVLFSGDTLFAGSIGRTDLPGGNYDTLIHSIKTRLLCLDKKTIVYPGHGPETSILQEERMNPFLGRQ, encoded by the coding sequence ATGATCATCAAAAAGCTTGAAGTGGGACCCATCATGGCAAATTGCTATATCCTAGGATGCGACAGGACACGAAAGGCTGTTGTCATTGATCCTGGGGATGAGGCAGACCGCATACTCATGGCCCTTTCTGAATTAAAGCTCTCGGTTGAATACATCCTCAACACCCACGGTCACTTTGACCATGTGGGGGCAAATGCACGCTTGAAGGAGGCTACTGGAGCAAAGCTTATGATCCATCAAGATGACGCACCCATGCTCAAGGATCTGACTTCAGCTGCGGCCACCTTTGGCCTGCGGGCGGAAAATTCTCCTGCACCCGACGGGTATCTTGCCGACGGGGATGAGGTTACGTTTGGGGACATCACCCTGACTGTGATCCACACTCCGGGTCACTCAAGGGGAGGGATCAGTCTTTATACAAAAGGGGTTCTTTTTTCCGGAGATACCCTTTTTGCAGGGTCCATCGGCCGAACCGATCTTCCGGGCGGAAATTACGATACCCTGATCCACTCGATTAAAACCAGGCTTCTGTGTCTTGACAAAAAGACCATTGTCTACCCCGGACACGGTCCTGAAACTTCCATTCTCCAGGAGGAACGGATGAATCCCTTCCTTGGTCGTCAATAA
- the nusB gene encoding transcription antitermination factor NusB — translation MGDRRQARELALQALYYFDVDKGSPDELLALFCSNFEDRIDESIRPFFLDLVKGVTQARAEVDDLMNRSSSNWKVSRMPIVDRNIMRMAIFEMLKQPDIPPTVSINEAVEIGKRFGTRGSGAFINGVLDKIRVLKNIDRGEKE, via the coding sequence ATGGGTGACCGCAGACAGGCAAGGGAACTTGCCCTCCAGGCCCTCTACTATTTTGACGTGGACAAGGGCAGTCCGGACGAGTTGCTCGCACTTTTTTGCAGCAATTTTGAAGATCGAATCGATGAATCAATCCGACCGTTTTTCCTTGACCTGGTCAAGGGGGTTACCCAGGCAAGGGCGGAGGTCGACGACCTGATGAACCGTTCTTCAAGTAACTGGAAGGTTTCAAGAATGCCCATTGTGGATCGTAATATCATGCGCATGGCCATCTTTGAGATGCTCAAGCAGCCAGACATCCCTCCCACGGTGTCAATCAACGAGGCCGTGGAGATCGGCAAACGGTTCGGAACCCGGGGATCCGGTGCCTTCATCAACGGGGTACTCGATAAAATTCGTGTGTTGAAAAATATCGACAGGGGAGAAAAAGAATGA
- the ribH gene encoding 6,7-dimethyl-8-ribityllumazine synthase — protein sequence MPQIIEAGLSAQGKKFGIIAARFNDFITERLVGGALDALTRSGAADGDITLLKVPGAFEIPLAAKKMAMTGKFDAIICLGAVIRGATNHYDYVCAEVSKGIACVSLDHGLPVMFGILTTESIEQAIERAGTKAGNKGFDTALAAIEMANLMTVMGEA from the coding sequence ATGCCACAGATTATAGAAGCAGGCCTGTCGGCCCAGGGCAAAAAATTTGGAATCATTGCCGCAAGGTTCAACGATTTTATAACCGAACGACTGGTGGGCGGTGCCCTTGACGCCCTGACAAGAAGCGGGGCCGCAGACGGGGATATCACGTTGTTAAAGGTACCCGGTGCCTTTGAGATTCCCCTTGCCGCAAAAAAAATGGCCATGACCGGCAAATTTGATGCCATTATCTGTCTGGGTGCCGTTATTCGGGGGGCGACCAACCACTATGACTATGTGTGCGCCGAGGTTTCCAAGGGGATTGCCTGTGTCAGCCTTGACCATGGACTACCGGTCATGTTCGGCATCCTCACCACAGAGAGCATTGAGCAGGCCATTGAACGGGCCGGAACCAAGGCTGGAAACAAGGGCTTTGATACGGCCCTTGCCGCCATTGAAATGGCAAACCTCATGACCGTTATGGGAGAAGCCTAG
- a CDS encoding bifunctional 3,4-dihydroxy-2-butanone-4-phosphate synthase/GTP cyclohydrolase II, which yields MPQITIEQAIEDIKAGRMVILVDDEDRENEGDLTMAAEAVTPEAINFMAKYGRGLICLSMTGDLADRLELPMMVDDNTSQFETGFTISIEARDGVTTGISAADRARTVQAAVADGATAHDLVRPGHIFPLRARQGGVMVRIGQTEGSVDLARLAGLKPAGVICEIMDEDGTMSRRPSLEKFSQEHNIGICTIADLVEYRLKTESFVRKAAQSVIPTKFGGEFKIIAYENDLDNLTHIAMVKGDIDPDRATLVRVHSECMTGDIFGSLRCDCGDQLHKAMAMMDKEGSGVILYLRQEGRGIGLVNKLKAYELQRKGCDTVEANLKLGFDADMRDYGIGAQMLVDLGVRQMRLMTNNPTKMVGLEGYGLSIVEQVPIEVEPNEYNKGYLKCKQLKMGHMLKMC from the coding sequence ATGCCGCAAATTACAATAGAGCAGGCCATCGAAGATATCAAAGCCGGGCGCATGGTCATACTGGTGGATGACGAGGATCGGGAAAATGAAGGTGATCTTACCATGGCAGCCGAGGCTGTTACCCCTGAAGCAATTAATTTCATGGCAAAATACGGTCGGGGACTCATCTGTCTGTCCATGACAGGAGATCTGGCCGACCGCCTTGAGCTGCCCATGATGGTGGATGACAACACCTCCCAGTTTGAAACCGGATTCACCATCTCCATTGAGGCCAGAGATGGCGTAACCACAGGGATTTCGGCAGCTGACAGGGCTAGAACCGTCCAGGCGGCTGTGGCCGACGGGGCAACTGCCCACGACCTTGTACGACCGGGTCACATCTTTCCCCTGCGGGCCCGCCAGGGTGGCGTCATGGTGAGGATCGGCCAGACCGAAGGGTCGGTGGACCTTGCCCGTCTTGCAGGACTAAAACCTGCCGGTGTCATTTGTGAGATTATGGATGAAGACGGTACCATGTCCAGGAGGCCGTCCCTGGAGAAGTTCAGCCAGGAGCATAATATCGGCATCTGCACCATCGCAGACCTTGTCGAGTACCGCCTCAAGACCGAATCCTTTGTCAGAAAAGCTGCCCAGAGTGTGATTCCCACGAAATTTGGTGGTGAATTTAAAATCATCGCCTATGAAAATGACCTGGATAATCTCACCCACATTGCCATGGTTAAGGGTGATATTGATCCTGACCGAGCCACACTGGTTCGGGTCCATTCAGAGTGCATGACCGGTGATATCTTTGGTTCATTGCGCTGCGACTGCGGCGATCAGCTCCACAAGGCCATGGCCATGATGGACAAAGAGGGGAGCGGCGTGATTCTCTATCTTCGCCAGGAAGGCCGGGGCATTGGCCTTGTCAACAAACTCAAAGCCTATGAACTCCAGCGCAAGGGATGTGATACGGTTGAGGCAAATCTGAAACTTGGGTTTGACGCCGACATGAGAGATTACGGTATTGGCGCCCAGATGCTCGTGGATCTTGGGGTCAGGCAGATGCGCCTCATGACCAACAATCCCACCAAAATGGTTGGCCTTGAAGGCTATGGGCTGAGTATTGTGGAGCAGGTGCCCATTGAGGTTGAGCCCAACGAGTACAACAAGGGGTATTTAAAGTGCAAACAGCTTAAAATGGGACATATGCTGAAAATGTGCTGA
- a CDS encoding riboflavin synthase translates to MFTGIIEGAGTLKKIQPNGEGKRLAIQTGMDLEGTKIGDSIAVNGACLTVVSLSNSVFEVDMAPETVSRTTFKSLLPGARLNLERALRLSDRLDGHLVSGHIDATGSVVSKTVKSNAVIVTIGIPETLGDEIIEKGSVAIDGISLTINRCSHKDFDVSVIPHTAKITTIGTARVGDSVNIETDMIGKYVNRFLKQKVTDTTAGTGNHSGSITRELLAKKGFL, encoded by the coding sequence GTGTTCACGGGAATCATTGAGGGAGCTGGAACCCTGAAAAAAATTCAGCCCAACGGCGAGGGAAAAAGGCTTGCCATTCAAACAGGGATGGACCTTGAAGGTACAAAAATCGGCGATTCCATTGCCGTCAATGGTGCCTGTCTCACTGTCGTCTCCCTCAGCAATTCAGTTTTTGAGGTGGACATGGCCCCTGAAACCGTTTCCCGGACCACCTTTAAATCCCTTCTTCCCGGTGCCCGGCTGAATCTTGAACGTGCCCTTCGCCTGTCAGACCGCCTGGACGGCCATCTGGTTTCAGGGCATATTGATGCCACTGGATCTGTTGTATCCAAAACAGTCAAGAGCAACGCCGTTATCGTTACCATTGGCATCCCTGAAACCCTTGGTGATGAAATAATCGAAAAGGGCTCGGTTGCAATCGATGGAATCAGTCTTACAATAAACAGGTGCAGCCACAAGGATTTCGATGTGAGCGTTATTCCCCACACGGCAAAGATCACCACCATCGGTACGGCCAGGGTCGGAGATAGTGTCAACATTGAGACCGATATGATTGGAAAGTATGTTAACAGATTCTTAAAACAGAAGGTAACAGATACAACCGCCGGGACTGGTAACCATTCAGGATCGATCACCAGGGAGCTTCTGGCAAAAAAAGGATTCTTATAA
- the ribD gene encoding bifunctional diaminohydroxyphosphoribosylaminopyrimidine deaminase/5-amino-6-(5-phosphoribosylamino)uracil reductase RibD, which translates to MMDETTHNSFMEQAICLAEQGRGYTAPNPMVGAVVVKNNQVVGQGWHKGPGLAHAEVNAIDDAGDLARGSDLYVTLEPCNHTGRTPPCTEKILRAGIRRVFVGTEDPNPFVAGGGIKFLKERGVAVKVGICRRASETLIEDFIWYVKNDKQPFVVLKCAATLDGQLATRTGDSKWITNEASRKYVHRLRHWVDAIVVGAGTIRADNPSLTTRIENFDGRDPLRVILDAQLSIDPDSQVFTQQSSAKTMVAISRRADPERCALFKHRGIELLVLPEKEGIIDLACLGEALGQRGVVSLLIEGGGRVVHSALAAGVVNKIYLFFAPKLLGGNDGVPMCRGRGPELMNDALGLSQVEVERFDNDILIKGYLKQN; encoded by the coding sequence ATGATGGATGAAACAACGCATAATTCGTTTATGGAGCAGGCCATCTGCCTTGCCGAACAGGGCCGGGGCTACACAGCTCCCAATCCCATGGTCGGGGCCGTGGTGGTCAAGAACAACCAGGTCGTAGGTCAAGGATGGCACAAGGGTCCGGGGCTTGCACACGCAGAGGTCAACGCCATTGATGATGCCGGTGATTTGGCCAGGGGCAGTGACCTTTATGTGACCCTTGAACCGTGCAATCACACGGGAAGAACCCCGCCGTGTACCGAAAAAATTCTCAGGGCCGGCATTCGCCGGGTGTTTGTGGGAACCGAAGACCCCAACCCATTTGTGGCTGGCGGTGGGATCAAATTTCTGAAAGAAAGGGGTGTTGCGGTCAAGGTCGGTATCTGCCGCAGGGCGTCTGAGACCCTGATCGAAGATTTTATCTGGTACGTTAAAAACGATAAACAGCCCTTTGTGGTCTTAAAATGTGCAGCAACCCTGGACGGTCAGCTTGCCACACGAACCGGGGATTCCAAATGGATCACCAACGAGGCGTCTCGAAAATACGTTCACAGGCTGCGCCACTGGGTGGATGCCATTGTGGTCGGTGCCGGCACCATACGGGCCGATAATCCCTCGTTGACCACAAGGATTGAAAATTTTGACGGCCGTGATCCACTTCGGGTGATCCTCGACGCCCAACTCTCCATTGACCCCGATTCACAGGTGTTTACCCAGCAATCCAGTGCAAAAACCATGGTTGCCATCTCCCGAAGGGCTGACCCCGAACGTTGTGCCCTTTTTAAACATCGGGGTATTGAGCTGCTGGTTCTGCCTGAAAAAGAGGGGATCATCGACCTGGCGTGCCTTGGTGAGGCCCTTGGGCAAAGGGGGGTGGTGAGTCTTTTGATCGAAGGAGGAGGCCGGGTGGTTCATTCGGCCCTTGCCGCCGGTGTGGTCAATAAAATCTATCTTTTTTTTGCACCTAAGCTTCTTGGGGGCAACGATGGGGTGCCCATGTGCCGGGGCAGGGGGCCTGAGTTGATGAATGACGCCCTGGGGTTGAGCCAGGTTGAGGTGGAACGGTTTGACAATGACATCCTCATCAAGGGGTATCTGAAACAGAATTAA
- the nrdR gene encoding transcriptional regulator NrdR, translated as MKCPYCGQLNNRVVDSRLSRSEFAVRRRRECLDCMRRFTTYEKVEDLPVMVVKKDGRREEFNRDKILSGIKKACEKRAISVDQIEEVVDSVERDFRDANEKEISSTVVGNKVMELLHRLDDVAYVRFASVYREFKDVDDFIEELKSLIPRKILEDKKPDGCSDDG; from the coding sequence TTGAAATGTCCCTATTGCGGGCAGTTGAACAACCGGGTGGTTGATTCACGGCTGAGCCGCAGTGAATTTGCCGTTCGAAGGCGCAGGGAATGCCTGGACTGCATGCGCAGATTTACCACCTATGAAAAGGTTGAAGATCTGCCGGTCATGGTGGTGAAAAAAGACGGTCGCCGGGAGGAGTTCAACCGCGACAAGATCCTTTCCGGGATTAAAAAGGCCTGTGAAAAGCGTGCCATCAGCGTGGATCAGATTGAAGAGGTGGTGGATTCGGTTGAGCGTGATTTCAGAGACGCCAATGAAAAGGAGATCTCATCCACCGTTGTCGGCAACAAGGTCATGGAGCTTCTCCACCGTTTGGACGATGTGGCCTATGTGCGGTTTGCCTCTGTCTACCGGGAGTTCAAGGATGTGGATGATTTTATTGAGGAGTTGAAAAGTCTCATTCCCCGAAAAATACTTGAAGATAAAAAACCAGACGGATGTTCTGATGATGGATGA
- a CDS encoding deoxycytidylate deaminase: MHNFPFTKTTQPVVELVRPSWDVYFMDIARLVATRATCLRRKVGAILVKERRILCSGYNGAPTHVPHCDVTGCLREQLNVPSGQKHELCRGVHAEQNAIIQAAYHGISVKGSTLYCTHKPCSICAKMIINAGIVQVCFATGYDDSMSETMFAQAGIEITQITDEVAP, from the coding sequence GTGCACAATTTCCCCTTTACAAAGACGACACAACCCGTGGTTGAGCTTGTGCGACCTTCATGGGATGTATACTTCATGGACATTGCCCGACTGGTGGCCACCCGTGCCACCTGTTTAAGACGTAAGGTCGGGGCAATCCTGGTCAAGGAGCGTCGTATCCTCTGCTCCGGTTACAACGGTGCACCCACACACGTTCCCCACTGTGATGTCACAGGGTGTCTGCGCGAGCAGCTCAATGTGCCTTCCGGGCAAAAGCATGAACTCTGCAGGGGGGTCCATGCTGAGCAGAACGCCATTATCCAGGCCGCCTACCATGGCATCTCCGTGAAAGGATCAACCCTCTACTGTACCCACAAGCCCTGTTCCATCTGTGCAAAGATGATCATCAATGCAGGCATCGTCCAGGTCTGTTTTGCAACGGGGTATGACGACTCCATGTCAGAAACCATGTTTGCCCAGGCCGGCATAGAAATAACCCAGATAACCGATGAGGTGGCACCTTGA
- a CDS encoding serine hydroxymethyltransferase — protein MEKGDRAVDIGAIKGVDPEVFEIIMQEALRQQEGLELIASENTTSRAVMAAQGSVLTNKYAEGYPSKRYYGGCAMVDRAETLAIDRARELFKAEYANVQPHSGSTANMAAYFSVIKPGDTVLAMDLSHGGHLTHGSPVSFSGRLFNFVHYGLSGETEMIDMDEVAALAEKHRPKLIVAGASAYPRIIDFKAFSDIARSVNALFMVDMAHIAGLVAAGVHPSPVPHADIVTTTTHKTLRGPRGGLILSSNEIGPKISSQIFPGIQGGPLMHVIAAKAVALKEALSPSFAQYQRQVVANAATLADALMDRGMKLVSNGTDNHLMLLNLTHNGISGKDAENRLGAAGITVNKNAVPNDPRGPMITSGIRIGTPLVTTRGMGETEMDLVAELITQALEAPATAETVREKVRSLCAQFPLYKDDTTRG, from the coding sequence ATGGAAAAAGGAGACAGGGCAGTGGACATAGGCGCAATTAAAGGGGTTGACCCGGAAGTTTTCGAGATCATCATGCAGGAGGCGCTTCGCCAGCAGGAGGGGCTTGAGCTTATTGCCTCTGAGAATACAACCAGCCGGGCGGTCATGGCCGCCCAGGGTTCGGTGCTGACAAACAAGTATGCCGAAGGGTATCCGTCAAAGCGTTACTATGGCGGTTGCGCCATGGTCGATCGGGCTGAAACCCTGGCCATTGACCGGGCACGGGAGCTGTTCAAGGCTGAATATGCAAATGTGCAGCCCCATTCAGGTTCGACGGCCAACATGGCTGCCTATTTTTCCGTGATTAAACCCGGGGATACCGTGCTTGCAATGGATCTTTCCCATGGCGGTCACCTGACCCACGGCAGCCCGGTCAGTTTTTCCGGCAGGCTGTTTAATTTTGTTCACTATGGTCTGTCCGGTGAAACCGAAATGATCGATATGGACGAGGTGGCGGCCCTTGCCGAAAAACACCGGCCTAAATTGATTGTGGCCGGTGCCAGTGCCTATCCCCGGATCATAGATTTTAAGGCGTTTTCCGACATTGCTCGATCCGTGAACGCCCTTTTTATGGTGGACATGGCCCATATTGCCGGGCTTGTGGCGGCAGGGGTTCACCCCTCTCCGGTTCCCCATGCCGATATTGTCACCACCACCACCCACAAGACCCTGAGGGGACCCAGGGGGGGATTGATTCTGTCATCCAACGAAATCGGTCCGAAGATCTCAAGCCAGATTTTCCCCGGGATCCAGGGCGGGCCCCTCATGCATGTGATAGCCGCAAAGGCTGTGGCCCTGAAAGAGGCCCTTTCTCCGTCGTTTGCCCAGTATCAGCGACAGGTGGTTGCCAATGCAGCAACCCTTGCAGATGCGCTCATGGACCGGGGAATGAAACTGGTCTCCAACGGCACGGACAATCACCTCATGTTACTGAACCTCACCCATAACGGTATTTCAGGCAAAGATGCTGAGAATCGCCTTGGGGCCGCAGGTATCACGGTCAACAAAAATGCCGTTCCCAATGATCCCAGGGGACCCATGATTACCAGTGGTATTCGGATAGGAACGCCCCTTGTGACAACAAGGGGGATGGGTGAGACCGAGATGGACCTTGTTGCCGAACTGATCACCCAGGCCCTTGAAGCGCCGGCAACGGCAGAAACCGTGAGGGAAAAGGTAAGATCCCTGTGTGCACAATTTCCCCTTTACAAAGACGACACAACCCGTGGTTGA
- the rpiB gene encoding ribose 5-phosphate isomerase B, which translates to MDMAIDTTAPIIIGCDHAAFPLKEKIIVFLKGLGIEVKDAGTFSQESVSYVDYGKKVAKAVSEGEYSRGILLCGTGLGMSMVANRFPRVRAALCSDIFSVRMSREHNDSNILVLGGRIIGDALAFELVRTWLETPFEGGRHLDRIKSLETSV; encoded by the coding sequence ATGGATATGGCGATTGACACGACAGCCCCCATTATCATTGGCTGCGACCATGCCGCTTTCCCCTTAAAAGAGAAGATCATCGTCTTTCTCAAGGGGTTGGGCATTGAGGTAAAGGATGCAGGAACCTTCAGCCAGGAATCTGTTAGTTATGTTGATTATGGAAAAAAGGTTGCAAAGGCCGTGTCTGAAGGCGAGTATTCCCGGGGAATTCTGCTGTGCGGTACCGGCCTTGGTATGTCCATGGTTGCCAATCGGTTTCCCCGGGTGCGTGCGGCACTTTGCAGTGATATTTTTTCCGTGCGCATGAGTCGGGAGCATAATGACTCAAACATCCTTGTGCTCGGGGGCCGCATCATTGGTGATGCCCTTGCCTTTGAGCTGGTCAGGACCTGGCTTGAGACTCCGTTTGAGGGGGGAAGGCATCTTGACAGGATCAAGAGCCTGGAAACATCTGTATAG
- the acpP gene encoding acyl carrier protein → MSVEAKVKKIIAEKLQGVDIEDVIPEASLVDDLGADSLALVELIMSMEEAFDIDIDDDDAEKMITVNDAIEYIRKKS, encoded by the coding sequence ATGTCTGTTGAGGCAAAGGTAAAAAAAATAATTGCAGAAAAGCTCCAGGGTGTGGATATTGAAGATGTAATCCCCGAGGCGTCCCTGGTGGATGACCTCGGGGCTGATTCTCTGGCCCTTGTGGAACTTATCATGAGCATGGAAGAGGCGTTTGACATTGATATTGATGACGATGATGCTGAAAAGATGATCACCGTCAATGATGCCATCGAGTACATTAGAAAAAAATCCTAA
- the rpmF gene encoding 50S ribosomal protein L32 gives MAVPKQKSSKSRGRKRRTHQKVAAPTLTVCPECQEAKLPHAACPACGAYRNRNVRPDAVEA, from the coding sequence ATGGCAGTCCCAAAGCAAAAAAGCTCTAAGAGTCGTGGTAGAAAGAGACGTACCCATCAGAAGGTTGCAGCACCCACCCTCACCGTTTGTCCCGAGTGCCAGGAGGCAAAGCTTCCCCATGCAGCCTGCCCCGCCTGCGGTGCATACAGAAACAGGAATGTAAGGCCGGACGCTGTTGAAGCCTAG
- the gltX gene encoding glutamate--tRNA ligase, with translation MDTVITRFPPSPTGYLHIGGARTALFNWLWARKTGGKFVLRIEDTDTVRSTKASVDAIFDSLHWLGIDWDEGPFFQTERYPIYREYIQRLVASGHAYYCSCSPEEVDAMREEAKANGKRPMYNQRCRNLDLGPGENRVVRLKVPNTGSTVVDDIVKGPTSFQNSEIDDFIIQRSDGSPTYNLAVVVDDLTMGINTILRGDDHLVNTPKQILIYRGLGAEPPVFGHVPMVLGNDKARLSKRHGAMSVGEYQKMGILPDAILNYLVRLGWSHGDQEFFTRKELIEKFSLEHLGRSPSMFDMDKLLALNAKHIQAKSNAEIAEALIPFVAEKGITIENTAAVQLAVESLKPRCKTLVEMAEAARFYFVDTLTFDEKAVAKFLKPEIMQPLCECADTMEALALDAFTEPALEEIFKQVMARHDLKFGKLAQPLRVALTGKTVSPGIFEMILALGRDKTVSRIRAVLK, from the coding sequence ATGGATACAGTTATAACAAGATTCCCGCCAAGCCCCACGGGATATCTTCATATCGGAGGCGCCAGAACGGCCCTTTTTAATTGGTTGTGGGCACGAAAAACCGGCGGAAAATTTGTCCTGAGAATTGAGGATACAGACACGGTTCGCTCCACAAAGGCTTCGGTGGATGCAATTTTCGATTCCCTCCACTGGCTTGGCATCGACTGGGATGAGGGCCCTTTTTTCCAGACAGAACGTTACCCCATCTACCGGGAGTATATCCAGCGGCTGGTTGCATCGGGTCATGCCTATTACTGCAGCTGCTCCCCGGAAGAGGTCGATGCCATGCGAGAAGAGGCAAAGGCAAACGGCAAACGCCCCATGTACAACCAGCGATGCCGGAACCTTGACCTTGGACCCGGCGAAAACCGGGTGGTCAGACTCAAGGTGCCCAACACCGGCAGCACCGTGGTCGATGACATTGTCAAGGGCCCCACCTCGTTCCAGAACAGCGAGATAGACGACTTCATCATCCAGAGAAGCGATGGCAGCCCCACCTACAACCTGGCCGTTGTGGTCGATGACCTGACCATGGGGATCAACACCATCCTCCGGGGGGACGACCACCTGGTGAACACACCCAAACAGATCCTCATTTACCGGGGCCTTGGGGCAGAACCACCCGTGTTCGGCCATGTTCCCATGGTACTTGGCAACGACAAGGCAAGACTGTCAAAGCGCCACGGGGCCATGAGCGTGGGTGAGTATCAGAAAATGGGCATCCTGCCCGACGCCATTCTCAACTACCTTGTCAGGCTTGGCTGGTCCCACGGCGACCAGGAGTTTTTCACCCGAAAAGAGCTCATTGAAAAATTCTCCCTGGAGCACCTGGGCCGGTCCCCTTCCATGTTCGACATGGACAAGCTGCTGGCCCTTAACGCCAAGCATATCCAGGCAAAATCCAACGCTGAGATTGCCGAGGCCCTGATTCCCTTTGTTGCGGAAAAAGGCATCACCATCGAAAACACAGCAGCGGTCCAGCTTGCCGTTGAAAGCCTCAAGCCAAGGTGTAAGACCCTGGTGGAGATGGCCGAAGCGGCCCGCTTCTATTTTGTCGACACCCTGACCTTTGATGAAAAGGCTGTAGCAAAATTTCTCAAACCTGAAATCATGCAGCCGCTGTGCGAGTGTGCAGACACCATGGAAGCCCTGGCCCTGGATGCGTTCACGGAACCGGCCCTTGAGGAAATTTTCAAGCAGGTGATGGCGCGCCACGATCTCAAATTCGGCAAGCTCGCCCAGCCCCTGAGGGTGGCCCTTACCGGCAAGACGGTCAGCCCCGGGATCTTTGAGATGATCCTTGCCCTTGGCCGGGATAAGACGGTCAGCCGTATCCGGGCTGTGCTCAAATAA